TTGCGGATCGTCGCGACCCGGGGGGCCTTCTTCGCGATCGCCGAGTCGTGCGTGACCATGATGAAGGTGAGCCCGTGCTCCTTCCACATGGACTCCAGCACCTCCATGATCTCGTCGCGCATCGACTCGTCGAGGTTCCCGGTGGGCTCGTCGGCGAGCAGCACCTTGGGCTGCTTCACCAGCGCGCGGGCGATGGCCACGCGCTGCTGCTGGCCACCGGACAGCTCGCTCGGCAGATGCCCGAGCCGCTCACCGAGTCCGACCGACTCCAGCGCGTCGGCGGCCCGTTGCCGCCGCTCCTTGACCTTCACCTTGAGGGGTACGAGGGCGGTCTCCACGTTCTCCTGGGCGGTGAGCGTGGGGATCAGGTTGAAGCTCTGGAAGACGAAGCCGATGTTCTCGCTGCGCACCTTGGTGAGCTTGGCCTCGGACAGCTTCGCGAGGTCGATGCCGTCGAGTTCGACGCTGCCCGCGGTGGGCCGGTCGAGTCCGCCGAGCATCTGCAGCAGCGTGGACTTGCCGCCGCCGGTGGGCCCTTGGATGACGAGCCGGTCGCCGTCCCCGATGGTCAGGTCGACACCGGCGAGCGCGTCGACGGTGTCCTTGCCCCGCGCATAGCGCTTGGTGACGCCTCTGAGTTCGTACATGGTGCAACTCCTGGGATTTATAAGGCGTTTGGGGGCTATTCGACGCGGCGCAGGGCGTCCGCGGGGCGCAGCCGGGAGGCACGCCAGCCGCCGAAGGCACCGGCGATCAGACCACCGGCGACGGCGAGGCCGACGGCCACGGCGATGGTGGAGAGGCTGACGGGCGCGGTCAGGGCGACGTCGAGGGCCTTGGAGGCCGTCTGCCGGCCAGGACCGCCGAAGCCGCCACCCGGACCGCCCGGACCGCCGCCCGCATTGCCGCCGCCGGAGCCGACCTCGGCCTGCAGCGTGGGGCTGATCGCGGTGACGACATAGGCGCCGGCGAGGCCGAGCGCGATACCGAGGGCGCCGCCGACCAGCCCGTTGACGACGGCCTCGCCGACGACCTGGCGGGTGACCCGGCCGGACTTCCAGCCGAGCGCCTTGAGGGTGCCGAACTCCCGTACGCGCCGGGACACGGCCGACGAGGTGAGCAGGCCCGCGACCAGGAACGCGGCCACGAGCACCGCGATGGACAGCCACTTGCCGACGTTCGTGGCGAGGTCGGAGGCGGTGGAGAGGGAGCCGGAGACGGTGTCCGCGAGGTCGGCGGAGGTCGTCACGGTCGTACCCGAGATGTTCTTCTGGATGGTCGACTTGACGCTGCTGATCTGCTGCGAGTCGGACGCCTTGACGTAGATCGTGGTGACCTTGTCCTTGGAGTCGCTGAGCGTCTGCGCCTGCTTGAGCGGGATGTAGAGGTTGGCCGCCGCGTCACCGCTGTCGGGCGTCGCGATGCCGATGACCTTGTACTTGACGCTCTTGACGGTGACGGTGGAGCCGACCTTGAGCTTCTTCTCCTTGGCGTACGACTTGTCCGCGACGACGACCTTGGCGTTCGTCTCGGTCGTCTTGAACGTACGGCCGCTGGTGATCTTCGAGGAGGTCAGCGGGCCGAGCGCGGGCTTGGTGACGTCGGTGCCGTAGACGGAGTAGTTGTTGACGTCGAAGTCGGCGCCGCCGCCCTCGACCCGGCCCTGCGGCGAGGGCTGCGCACCGGGCTGCCTGCCCTGCTGGTTGCCGCTGTTCTGGTCCTGCTTGAACTGGCCCTGCCGGAACTGGCCACTGACCTTGATGACTTGGAGGCTCAGCCCGCCGACGGCGTCCGAGACGCCGCTTTGGTCGTCGACCTTGGTGACTGTCTTGGCGGACAGGGTCTGGAAACCCTGGACCATGACGCGGTCGCTGCTCTGCTCCTTGTCGGAGTCGCTGCCCTGCGCGTCGAAGTTGAAGCGGGGGCGGTCGCTGCTGCCGGCCTGGGGGGCGGCGGCCTTGGTGACGGTCATGTCCGTGCCGAGACCGTAGAGCGACTGGAGGACCTTGTCCTGGGCCTTCCCCATGCCGGACGACACGGAGCTGACCACGATGACCAGCGCGATGCCGAGCGCGAGTCCGGAGGCGACGACGAGGGCCGCTTTTCTGCGGCGGCGCAGTTCGCGCCTCAGGTAGGTGAAGAACATGGCCGCAAGCTAGGTACGGCGTGTGATGACTGGATAAGGCCGAAATAAGAGAACGATGAGAAGGCTGTGGCGGAGCGGAAGTTGAGCTGTGCGCGGCCGAGGAACCCTGTGGGTCCGCCAAGGCCGACGGCCCGCACCCCGGGGGGTGCAGGCCGTCGTAACAGCTGCTGTCGTTTGAAACGACGAACACCGCAACCATCAATTGAGGAACCCCTACGGCGAGCAACCAGGTCCGCGAGAGCGGCGGCGGTTTAGCCGCAAAGGGGGGTGTTAGGCGGCCGAACCGGCCTTCCACGCCGACCAGTCCAGGTTCCAGCCGTTGAGGCCGTTGTCCGGGGCGATGGTCTTGTCGCCGGTGTTCTTGACGACCACGACGTCACCGACGATCGAGTGGTTGTACATCCACGCGGCGGGCGTGTTCGGGTCGTTGGCGCCCTT
Above is a genomic segment from Streptomyces sp. R21 containing:
- a CDS encoding ABC transporter ATP-binding protein; translation: MYELRGVTKRYARGKDTVDALAGVDLTIGDGDRLVIQGPTGGGKSTLLQMLGGLDRPTAGSVELDGIDLAKLSEAKLTKVRSENIGFVFQSFNLIPTLTAQENVETALVPLKVKVKERRQRAADALESVGLGERLGHLPSELSGGQQQRVAIARALVKQPKVLLADEPTGNLDESMRDEIMEVLESMWKEHGLTFIMVTHDSAIAKKAPRVATIRKGRITVKENAGA
- a CDS encoding ABC transporter permease, whose product is MFFTYLRRELRRRRKAALVVASGLALGIALVIVVSSVSSGMGKAQDKVLQSLYGLGTDMTVTKAAAPQAGSSDRPRFNFDAQGSDSDKEQSSDRVMVQGFQTLSAKTVTKVDDQSGVSDAVGGLSLQVIKVSGQFRQGQFKQDQNSGNQQGRQPGAQPSPQGRVEGGGADFDVNNYSVYGTDVTKPALGPLTSSKITSGRTFKTTETNAKVVVADKSYAKEKKLKVGSTVTVKSVKYKVIGIATPDSGDAAANLYIPLKQAQTLSDSKDKVTTIYVKASDSQQISSVKSTIQKNISGTTVTTSADLADTVSGSLSTASDLATNVGKWLSIAVLVAAFLVAGLLTSSAVSRRVREFGTLKALGWKSGRVTRQVVGEAVVNGLVGGALGIALGLAGAYVVTAISPTLQAEVGSGGGNAGGGPGGPGGGFGGPGRQTASKALDVALTAPVSLSTIAVAVGLAVAGGLIAGAFGGWRASRLRPADALRRVE